A window of the Procambarus clarkii isolate CNS0578487 chromosome 77, FALCON_Pclarkii_2.0, whole genome shotgun sequence genome harbors these coding sequences:
- the LOC123750094 gene encoding homeotic protein distal-less: MDGGGEPILCDVFGLRRTCLDCVGRSGDFYPVWNNFDDESLACESTCVKIWFQNRRSKYKKLYKAAQNGQLPGVDAAEIAADLGANLSQMVSNGPESPSSPATTDHGHDQPPSSVGPDGGPLSPPPDDRPQSQTPTVSSHGEMTSPMMSAPRDMMVSPPAHPSKDMMAMNQAMAACEQQRRDQAMMPPHHQWDPAHYMSYWNHYGDMAAHQMTHQIMT, encoded by the exons ATGGACGGGGGAGGAGAGCCTATTCTGTGCGACGTGTTTGGACTGCGTCGGACGTGTTTGGACTGCGTCGGACGCTCCGGCGACTTTTATCCGGTGTGGAATAATTTTGATGACGAGAGCTTGGCATGTGAAAGCACATGT GTTAAGATCTGGTTTCAGAACCGCAGGTCCAAGTATAAGAAGCTTTACAAGGCGGCTCAGAACGGCCAGCTGCCGGGAGTCGACGCTGCTGAAATTGCTGCAGATCTGGGAGCCAACTTGTCACAGATGGTGTCGAACGGGCCTGAATCACCAAGCTCTCCAGCCACCACAGACCATGGTCACGATCAGCCACCGTCGTCTGTCGGACCCGACGGTGGCCCACTTTCTCCTCCGCCCGACGACCGCCCACAGTCTCAAACTCCAACGGTATCGAGCCACGGGGAGATGACGTCTCCTATGATGTCGGCTCCACGGGACATGATGGTGTCTCCACCAGCTCATCCGTCCAAGGACATGATGGCGATGAATCAGGCAATGGCCGCTTGCGAACAGCAGCGACGGGATCAAGCTATGATGCCGCCCCATCACCAGTGGGATCCGGCCCACTATATGTCATACTGGAACCACTATGGGGACATGGCGGCCCATCAGATGACCCATCAGATCATGACCTAA